gagggagtaaatatGAACTCAGCcaaatagattatttttaaaaattttgcaCATAGTTTAATGTACATTAAATTATGtgcaaaatatgaaaaactaATATGAATTCAGCCAAAtcgattatttttttaattaattaactatgaaaaagttaattaatttggtgTAAGATATAGTAGCATCAATTTATATCACACGATCATTActagaatataaattaaaaacatgtACTATGTAACCGATTTAACACTCCTTTCTTTAGGAATCTAGCTAGTTCATTAAAATGAtctagaaaaaaagaaaaaatagaaaaataaatagtgaagAGGTGGAGAAGAAGGGCATTAATGAGAGATGTCTGTATGCGTGTGCAGCCTGCTGCTATGGTCGACAATCCCAATCACTTTCAGAAATTAAACGTATAACCTTTTTTCCTTCAATTCCGCGCCGCCGGGCCCGCCGCCGCCACGTCACGCCGGAAAAAGTATTGCCACTTTCATTTATTGCTCACTTCTTCTCACCATACTTTCCACTTTCGCGCTTTGTAgaataatcatattttcacACGTAACGTTAATATTGATGATTCATTTCAGATTCAAGTGTAATTATGAGCATCAAATTGTCGATTTAGATTGtgttttatagtagtatattcgaccataaattcttaaaatttctcCAAATTCTAGTTTTATACCCCGTTTTAAAACTTGCCTAAATTGTAGGCctataatttacaatttgtTCTGATTTTGTACATAATCAAGATTTTAGTTTAAACGTGATCCgaattcaacaaataaaaacattcaACTTTTCGTTCTCGTAAATGTGACATCATTTTGGATGACATTCGATAGTGTCATATAAGTAGGTCATGATGCTATGTTAGTGCAAAATAATTGATTggttgaaaaatatatattcttacttatataaatacatatatgatACTTTCGTTTTCAATCCGAACGTGCAATAGACTCCCAAAAAACAATGTTACTAGATAtggaaaagaaattaattagggCAATATTTTAATCGAAAacataaaccctaattctctgtgagaagaagaaacataGTGATCATGCTAGCTGATTCTCTCTTTTGCAgttcttcaattctctctctatatactactcaaataaagttaaattttctCATCTAAATTTCTAGCTAGCAAAAATCCAAACACCAATTTTTTCTCCTGCATTTCAAGCTCAAAAAAAAAGGCGCATCTCAATTTTGACCAGCTCAAGCCATTTCCTCAATTCCGATCCAGATCTCGCCGGATCTCATCCTCTCCGCCGCAATTCGATCCGTACGCCGGCAGATCGATCCTCTGGCCGGTGATCCTCTCCAGATACGACACGATCATCGCCTCTCGGCTCTTCTCCATCGCCTTCTCGTGCGCCCTCGCCGCCGCCTCGCGCTCGAAATGCGCCACCTCCTGGCTCCTCCACGCGTCCTCCCTCGCCCTCCTCTCCTCGCTCAGCCGATCGATCACCTCCGTGAACTTCTTCTGCAGATTCTCCTGGTGATCCACCACCTGCTTCACCAGATTCTCGAAGAACTCCGCCATCGGGCTCATTACCTCCGGATCGGCCgttttcttcctcctcctcttcgTCTTCTTCGCTTCCTTGAACGTTCTAGAAGATTCCTCTTCGTTGACCGCGGGCAGCCCGGGCAGTGGTGGTGTTAATGAGTTAGGCGCTGTTTGGGTGGTGTCACGTTTGTATATAGCTTCGAGTTCGCTGAAGTGTAGTCTACTTTTGGCGTCCAAACAGGCCGTTAGAGCTTCTCCCTGCCTCAATTCACTGTTTTCATTGGATACTTGCGCTGGAAGGGGTTCCCtacacatattataaaaaaattaaaaaaggacaatatatatgtaaatgtaattatgtacttacatgaaattaaaatgggTTTACTAGATAAAGTAAGGGGAAAGAGAGGGCTAGATTATGTGAACACTCAATTTTCCTGAATAGAAATGGGGGGTTTGGAATTTAATGTGAcgtacaaaaaataaattaaatttgaatttagtgtaCCAAAATTGTGAGTGGAGCATTCCGAGGGAAGATTGTCGGGCCTCGGGCAGTTGGTATTGCTCACTCCCACGAAGCAAATTAGcatctcctcctcctcctcctcctctctcgTTGAGGCCGAGCTTGAAGTAGCCCCCGGCGTAGTGAGTTGTGGGAAGGGAGTGGATTTGGTCGAGGATGTGGGTCGGGTTCATGGAGAGTAGAAGCGGGTTCTCGGGTTGGGGCGGGTTGTGGATGCCGGGGTTTTCGAAACCCGAATGCATCGTTTGTTTTGTGGTTTGGAGGTCAGATTTGCAGAAACCCTAGAGGGATGGGGAGGatttttgaggagagagatgGAAGAGGAGGTGATAGgggtagagagagagagaaggagaggaAGTCTGTGACAAGATAAAAGGGGAGGGGACCGGGTTGTCTGTCGGGTTGGATTCGACCCGTTTGTGAAGATTCAAAACTTTCGTATtctacatttcattttcttaaccGAGAGTTGAATGGGACATTTCATATACAAGAGTTCATTGAAAGGTCTCAATTTTAGTAAAAGGATGTTTTTTcataattgaattaaagtagTGAATGTGATTGGACaaagttttgttttaaataattgaaattttggtgagttatttttaatgttttttggatttttttatttctatgaacaattaaaacttaTGCAACAAAAATTATCTAGTCTTGACATATCAATTGACATTATGAATTAATGTGTCAATCTAGTCATTTTTTGCTCGGAGGTCATGTATAAAAGTTACCTAGGAAATATCAACAATGGATGGGAACATATTTAGTGATTTTaccatattaattttatttacaaaacatTAATATTGGCTACGTCAAATTAAGTGATTTTACGGATACTAATTCTATTTACATAACATTAATATTGTCTACGCCATATTATTGATGAAGTAAGTATTGCTCCATATATTGCGtatttttaagttaaaatgATACTAACTTTTAAGAAAGTGTGATGTGATGCTTTTggttaatattatttcttgaaCTTGGAATCTTGAATACATGAGAGCATAATTAACGCCACGGGCAGCACCGCACTTGGGTCCCGGTCCGCAGCCTGGCACGTTAGAGGGAGGGAGACGCGGCTTAGGCCGTGCCTGGTGGTCCTGGGCCGGGccacaattcaattttttttattttttttaaatcgaatttttttgagttgttgCACATACATACCTTCatatttgttgtattttcGAGTTGAGGAGAGGAGTAGTTGACGGAAATGGAAgtagagaaagaaaatgaaaaagagagGGGAAGAAGATGACAGATGAGGGGAAGAGGAGacggaatttttttttgatttaatatatttaatgggaTGGGCTTTATATccattttatgtatttaagtatttgttcaattttaatggtttgactttttaatgtattttttcaatttaaatttctatgttttgtaatttttaattttcgaatGAATATTCCGTGTTATAATTTCTcaacattttctattttacaagTAAAATATCTTTTAGTTGTGACAGTAAGTACTCAGTTGGAGTATGGATGGGGCCTACAAGGTTATTGGAAATGTGTCCTGACCCTTAAAATTAGGGAAATGATGACATGGAGAGGACTTGGGGCATGGATCCAGGTATGTGTTAAAGATACTAGTATGAAAGAGTTTCCCGAGTATTTGGTCCtgcattatttttctttattctctctctctttctttgaaaatatgaacaaatttagtttataatttagGTCACTCATTGTTGATGGGATTGAAATAAAGTATCCATCTCACATCAATAGGTCTGATTATAACTAGTTAATTCTTCTAATTGATTTCTACATCAATcacaataataatactccctccgtcccatgttactcgcacttttacttttcggcacgtcacaaactctttatactatttatagtttaagttagaattaatacatttaattaatatgttagatTAAGTTAAGAAGTCCTTTATAAAGTGACGTCtcattacatttaaaattctaatttaattacactaaaaaatcaatctcaaatttacggcctaaaataaaaagtgcgagtaatatgggacggagggagtatatgaggAAGTCAATGAGGCCCAATTTTAGTTGCAAAATTTAGGTTTCATTAGACTCTTTGGAATGAGAAATTGTGGATTCAATTCCGGCTATTTGCAGTCTAGTCTCTAGTGTCTCTTTTGCATGTAATTCTTGGAAAAATTTGATATCAAGATGATGTATTCGTGCGACACTGAGATTCTATATACAAAGCAATCATATCTAACAATTATTGGCGAGACATATTTATGTTGCGTCGTCATACAAATTCAATTCGTAATTATGAGCCCAACTTCTAAAACATACGTAACAAAGAGGTCAATTTCGATATGTATACTATATGAAAACGAcgatttttccaaaacaagtACGTCCTTTAGACATGGTGTCATATTACAAATAGTTATGCGatctttcataattttattgctACTtcatagtactaattaaatatttcatggcccatataatttattttatacacaaaatatatattttatggtgTATCGACCATAATAACTTTAATATATATCTTGTGTATAGCAACCACAGAAATATTTGCATGACATCGTTAACTAAATTGCATGCTATgctattagtattatattttgtgtaattaACACTATCGTAGTACGACAACATCTTTTTGTTGGAATTGAAAGAGATTGATAAATAGatatatagatagataaattataattaaaataataaaaattatgttcTCTAATTTAGGTCGTCACTATATATAGTGTAAACAAATTATGTACCTGATGTAGGGGTGAtgtaggggagtgatcaattgctaactaattagcaatctcaaattaagactaaatcttagtcattatattagaagatctagtggttgaaataattccacatggattatatttttaattaactcattttaaaatctaagaatggagatttggtcttgattttggattagggtgttataagcattagaatatgacccacCCTATGCGTATATAATAACCCATTATTCTAAGTTAATACTACAAGTAGTttgttttatgtatattttaggaaattatttgtatttcatgtcatttttgaattaaaataaaatctaaagtAGGTAAAGACTTTTTTTAAACGGTGTCgttttaatattgaaattaaaaagaaacgagaaaaataatttagatgACAAGGTATATGtctatttttctttcctaTCCCCTGAAATACCAAATCTTGTTGTTCTGATGCGATTGAGAGTTGACATAATTGTTGGTGTTACGCCCGCCCTCATGTCTCATATTGTTGTACAATTCGATCTAGTTCGATTCAActgttatttttcaaatacatTCTCGAATTTTTGAGATCAAACATGAATTGAATATCTTGAAAATAAAACTGAAGGGGAAAAAATAGAGGTTCCCAATTTTTAAGATCAAAACCTTTCTCTCGTGGTGATTGATTGAGTTTTTGTGCGCAAATCGCAATGATAGATTGGGTTAAAGGTAGAACTAATCCACCGTAAGCAAGATTTGAGATTATAGAGGAATAGAGTTGTCCAGCATGTTTAAGTGTTTGTTTAGAGAGATCAGGGCACAATCTAGGGAGGAATTGGAAAAGTTTTGAACTACGACGTATCACTTGCCAAATCCAAATCAACATCACGACCAGCCATGTAAGACGACGTTTGTACTCAAGTAATCAAACAAGATgataatatatgtatagtaTATGCATTGaagtatatcaaatttaggatcatttaatatttcacttaattatatgagtatattttatctagTACTATCATATTAAACGTCAGCTAATTATAAAACCGAATCCACTCCACACACAGCCTCTTGAGTACAAATCTATCCCACATCGGGTGTTTGAGGGTTTGTTGAGCACAAACCTATTTTACATCGAGTGTTGGAGGTAAGTTGGAAAgtgtatataattcatttttaatccCAATTAATTTGAGGTCTTTTtgggagtgacccaaaaacaacCATGTGGACTTAActcaaagcggacaatatgtTACGGTCAACAATCCCAACACAACCTTTGACAAATTCATAGTATTGATACGTTTATGATGTATAGTCCCTCcaaaactactactactaatacaATGAACCTCATGCCAATTACACGTCTAGTTAATAATTTTGTCGACTCATTTTcccttatattttttaaaactcatgtccgATCAAAATGTGTGAAGGGACGGAGAGACTATCATCCTAGCCGGGACGGATCAgataaagtaatttaaaactcaaagtactctctctctccaactaaaaataaaacgattcttaaaatagaaacaacatCATATATCTACTTTTTCATTACTTTTATTTCTCTTCTCATGAACTTATAAATCAATTCtatacaaaatttgatatcgaaaaacaaatgtttcatttctaaaacgAGAGGGGGGAGTATTAGAAAACAAAACCGGATTAGCAAACAACATGGAATCATTGGGTTTCACCACAAGTGCCCAAATGGAAAATGTATAGAGGGATTAAAAACAAGAATTTGAAAGTGGAGACAGAAGACAAATGGCACGTGTGGTTGTATGTGTGCGCAGCAGAGCAGGGCAGGTAACTGCAGAGAAGACATTCTGAAACGGAAAGATGGCGCACGTGAATGTGTCACTGTGCTGCTGTCTTCTTCACTGCATTAATTTCTGTGTCCACTCACTTAACTCATCCAACGCCCCACATTTGCTCTTGCTCCTCGCTCCGCTTCAGATCTCGCCACGCGTCCATCAAATATCGGATTGAGAAATTCCGATTGTCTCCTTTCGTTTctgcattttcatttttttatcaccCTAATAAAATTGGGAGTGTATATGCATTTTGTTTGCATACTTCTCACTGAAATAGAacgaaaatattattattgtccGTATTCGATTTGTAAAGTACTAGCATGCTCGTCTtctataaaaaagaattgtaTTCTTGTCCAAAAGATCGAACACTCGAtaaaaaagattgaatttaTAAGCAaccaaattaatatactactactgtattgtggtttattttatttatattttctacttATAACAACTTGATAATACTTCCGGTTTCTATTTGAAAATAGAAGCTAACAACCTTTAATTCTTACTTATAATTCTgttaaaaagaagaagtagctataaccgtatttttaaatatttaattcagaAAACATGTGTTTATGCGATTGGCCCATTTTGATTTCTGCATAATTTGGGGCAGTCTGATTTGTTTTTACCTGTTGGCCCATTTTAATGTGCGACTAGTTTGTTTAGTGTGATATGTTTTAGCTTTATGATTCGTTTAGTATCATAATTTTGtcttaaaatgataaatatagtAAGATGGAGCTTCATAGCTAAAAGATTACATGTAGCCACATTGATCTCCccttttttgttcattttcgTCTTctgttaaattctctaaattctgtcccacatcgacttggtgatgatccaatctaatctatataagtgtggataacccttccccttatgaggccttttaaggggtgagtgacccatttctaatatctTCATCTTCGTCTTCGTTTCATATCCGGCCACTAAATTTGAATGTTAAATTCATGTTTAAGTAGTGTCTGATTTTGGTATTTTCAAGTGGTGTTTCTTAGGATGTAGAACAGTTATAAAAGAGAATGCCTCTTATTGCTTGTATTCTAAATTCTTTATTTCCCAATTAATGGGAAAAAATGCATGTTTCATATGGTTTGTCATTTATCATTATCTATTGCTTCAATTCATAGAAAATAGTGGATACTATAACAAGCAATCCTTCTTCTACAATGTACATATGTACATGTACATTGGTTGGTAAACTAATGGTTACAAATTATCATTGAGTCGACGCCTTATAGAATTAGTAATAGGATATTCTCAACCTAGATTGATGCAGGAAGTCTATCATGAATGGTTGTTGATGTCGATCCTGATGTAGAGATGGTGGAGGGCGATTTCCTCATTATTCCAAATTTCCTTTATTTGTGATTTGCTTTCCTAGTTAATAAAATTGGTCCTATTACCAATTAGGAtttcattttgattaattccttttattttattttgttctagTTGTATTTTCTTGTACCTTAGAACTAGTCCTATATAAAGGTCATAGTGTCAATGACGAAACAAACATCCATGATCAAATTGTTGAGATTTTTAGTAATTcaattagagcatccacagtgggGCGCTCTAAAGCCCGTCCTATGCATCGGGATTCGGGCGCGCCTTAGGGCGCCACTGCAGCACACTGCCCTATGCGATTTCCTTCATCCGCGCCCtatgcatcgtccgcggactaTGCACACATTTTTGCATAGTCCGGCCTATCGTCCGCCACATTGCAAGGGGGGTAAGGACTAAGGACGATAGTCCGGACTATGcacacatttttcattttcttaaattttttttgtattttcttcacatatatcaccaattttttttacttcatttcacctttcactccactctcttccccatctcaatttctctctaaattcaataatgaattccgacgattttcatatttgcaagcataaaatataaaaaataaatactgacGATAGGATATGCCTTTAATTTGTGgtgtgtttatatatttattcttgctaattGTGTAACATCCCATAATTTATCTTAGACGAAATGTACTATTTCGATATGAAATTCACCAAATTAggttttatatttgtaatattattaaatggTGGATAAACATACTTTAATTCCtaatatgtatatgtatgtgtgtCTCGTGTAATATCAAATACCTTAACTActtaaatattaaagaataatCTAGAATGGTTATGGAATATGGCTTGTAAATTTAAGGAAAATTCTAGAGAATATGTGTAATGTTTTACTATTTGCCATTTGTCCAAATTTTTAACcacacatttaattaaatattaggaAATACTTTTATGTATTAGAGCTACATTTGTTTTCTccttgtttttgttttccatCCGGCAAAACCGCCGTTCATCTCTTCCCCAACCTCCATATCTATTTTCTTCCAATGttgatcaatatatatatcgaTTTGATTGAGTACTCATAGCGTTGAGGTAACTTTCTCTTACTAATCTTATTCTATAGTATGAAAGTTGatgaaatattgaattgaaaGGTTGAGGGATTTTGTTAGGCTGTGAGGGAGGAGAATGGTGACATgaattgttttgatttatcgCTAAATATGTGATTACTAGATAGATTATTGCATGTTTTGATCTCTCTTTTAAAAACTGGTGAAGtcttaaatgaaaattgaaagtaaAAATTAGGTTTCTGGTTTTGATAGTTAGACGTTCAATCTATATGAAGTTTATGGTTTATGGGATGATTAAAAGTGAATtgatacaaaatttgattttagagGTTTAAATCCCCTGTTTTTCGGTGACTTGTTCTGAATTGTTTAGCATGTTTAGGACAGTGAAAACGGtggtttaataatttttaaaacaacaTTGATGTATCTAGTAGTGCCCTGAATAATTTGGAGATTTTAGAAGTTCCGttagtatttataataattggtTTGAAAACATTGACAGAAACTGTCCATTTCTGATAGTCTGTGGGAAAATGATAATATCTcccaaattattattaatttttggatgAACATTGATGCATTTTAAACTAGAGATCTTGAGGTGTTTAAAAACATAAGATCAAGCATCTAAATCCTTCCGAATGAATATAGAATGCGAATAAGGAATCAGTCCAGGACAACtgttattttagaaaattgagAATGAAGGGAAGACTAagatgatataaaaaaataaatttatttttgagttttattcAGGAAATTATGATCCAGGGTAATAGTGTGTGATTAGGTAAATTATTTAAGGAGTTTCGAAGCAAGATtagaaattttagaatattaacCACATAAGTATTTACATTCTGGAAATAGTGGCATGGATAGTAACATAAggtttgataaatttattaagaTAACTTaatgatataaattaatatgaatCTGATATGTACTtgagataataatataaagaagGTGTATAATTGATCTTGGAATTTATTGAAGTCTTTTGgtattattaaagaatttatgaaaataatccATGAATAGTATCTTGtgaataataacaaaataattagtgattttaattaaaagggttaatgaaacaaaatggaTACATAGTGAACATATAGA
The genomic region above belongs to Salvia hispanica cultivar TCC Black 2014 chromosome 3, UniMelb_Shisp_WGS_1.0, whole genome shotgun sequence and contains:
- the LOC125212142 gene encoding trihelix transcription factor DF1-like produces the protein MHSGFENPGIHNPPQPENPLLLSMNPTHILDQIHSLPTTHYAGGYFKLGLNERGGGGGGDANLLRGSEQYQLPEARQSSLGMLHSQFWEPLPAQVSNENSELRQGEALTACLDAKSRLHFSELEAIYKRDTTQTAPNSLTPPLPGLPAVNEEESSRTFKEAKKTKRRRKKTADPEVMSPMAEFFENLVKQVVDHQENLQKKFTEVIDRLSEERRAREDAWRSQEVAHFEREAAARAHEKAMEKSREAMIVSYLERITGQRIDLPAYGSNCGGEDEIRRDLDRN